Proteins encoded in a region of the Onthophagus taurus isolate NC chromosome 10, IU_Otau_3.0, whole genome shotgun sequence genome:
- the LOC111418628 gene encoding uncharacterized protein isoform X2 encodes MYCTDRILRLQRIVLTFIVILTMSPIMAPALSTHEPGCNNKNIKLKKFISSAAQGYLAIVNNTLVTTVSDSDHLLYTINGAKRSAQFYLFDPKAKMFICATKPTKPIKSTNSTKPQKRKRFIPKKIPNPAKLCLFDEVIDEEKTGEIKLKVQNNTLNVSNNRRRHKKKYEYFIPMCDSRITSTSVVDDLCKLLPAKAKRMFKTKQLINCPA; translated from the exons gATATTGCGACTGCAAAGAATAGTGCTAACTTTTATCGTAATCCTGACAATG TCCCCAATTATGGCGCCAGCGCTAAGTACTCACGAACCAGGCTgcaacaacaaaaacattaaGTTGAAGAAGTTTATTAGTTCGGCGGCACAAGGATATTTGGCGATTGTTAATAATACTTTAGTTACAACAGTTAGTGATAGTGATC ATTTATTATATACAATAAACGGCGCGAAAAGATCGGcgcaattttatttattcgacCCGAAGGCGAAAATGTTCATTTGCGCCACGAAGCCAACAAAGCCCATCAAGTCTACGAACTCAACAAAGCCCCAAAAACGCAAACGGTTTATACCAAAA aaaataCCGAACCCGGCCAAGTTGTGTTTATTCGACGAAGTCATCGATGAAGAAAAAACGGGCGAAATAAAATTGAAGGTGCAAAACAACACGCTGAACGTCTCGAATAACCGTCGTAGGCACAAGAagaaatatgaatattttataCCGATGTGCGATAGTAGAATCACCTCTACTTCCGTAGTTGACGATCTGTGTAAACTGCTGCCGGCGAAAGCCAAACGAATGTTTAAAACCAAGCAGCTGATTAATTGTCCGgcataa
- the LOC111418628 gene encoding uncharacterized protein isoform X1 gives MIPNELKILRLQRIVLTFIVILTMSPIMAPALSTHEPGCNNKNIKLKKFISSAAQGYLAIVNNTLVTTVSDSDHLLYTINGAKRSAQFYLFDPKAKMFICATKPTKPIKSTNSTKPQKRKRFIPKKIPNPAKLCLFDEVIDEEKTGEIKLKVQNNTLNVSNNRRRHKKKYEYFIPMCDSRITSTSVVDDLCKLLPAKAKRMFKTKQLINCPA, from the exons gATATTGCGACTGCAAAGAATAGTGCTAACTTTTATCGTAATCCTGACAATG TCCCCAATTATGGCGCCAGCGCTAAGTACTCACGAACCAGGCTgcaacaacaaaaacattaaGTTGAAGAAGTTTATTAGTTCGGCGGCACAAGGATATTTGGCGATTGTTAATAATACTTTAGTTACAACAGTTAGTGATAGTGATC ATTTATTATATACAATAAACGGCGCGAAAAGATCGGcgcaattttatttattcgacCCGAAGGCGAAAATGTTCATTTGCGCCACGAAGCCAACAAAGCCCATCAAGTCTACGAACTCAACAAAGCCCCAAAAACGCAAACGGTTTATACCAAAA aaaataCCGAACCCGGCCAAGTTGTGTTTATTCGACGAAGTCATCGATGAAGAAAAAACGGGCGAAATAAAATTGAAGGTGCAAAACAACACGCTGAACGTCTCGAATAACCGTCGTAGGCACAAGAagaaatatgaatattttataCCGATGTGCGATAGTAGAATCACCTCTACTTCCGTAGTTGACGATCTGTGTAAACTGCTGCCGGCGAAAGCCAAACGAATGTTTAAAACCAAGCAGCTGATTAATTGTCCGgcataa
- the LOC111418628 gene encoding uncharacterized protein isoform X4: MILRLQRIVLTFIVILTMSPIMAPALSTHEPGCNNKNIKLKKFISSAAQGYLAIVNNTLVTTVSDSDHLLYTINGAKRSAQFYLFDPKAKMFICATKPTKPIKSTNSTKPQKRKRFIPKKIPNPAKLCLFDEVIDEEKTGEIKLKVQNNTLNVSNNRRRHKKKYEYFIPMCDSRITSTSVVDDLCKLLPAKAKRMFKTKQLINCPA, encoded by the exons gATATTGCGACTGCAAAGAATAGTGCTAACTTTTATCGTAATCCTGACAATG TCCCCAATTATGGCGCCAGCGCTAAGTACTCACGAACCAGGCTgcaacaacaaaaacattaaGTTGAAGAAGTTTATTAGTTCGGCGGCACAAGGATATTTGGCGATTGTTAATAATACTTTAGTTACAACAGTTAGTGATAGTGATC ATTTATTATATACAATAAACGGCGCGAAAAGATCGGcgcaattttatttattcgacCCGAAGGCGAAAATGTTCATTTGCGCCACGAAGCCAACAAAGCCCATCAAGTCTACGAACTCAACAAAGCCCCAAAAACGCAAACGGTTTATACCAAAA aaaataCCGAACCCGGCCAAGTTGTGTTTATTCGACGAAGTCATCGATGAAGAAAAAACGGGCGAAATAAAATTGAAGGTGCAAAACAACACGCTGAACGTCTCGAATAACCGTCGTAGGCACAAGAagaaatatgaatattttataCCGATGTGCGATAGTAGAATCACCTCTACTTCCGTAGTTGACGATCTGTGTAAACTGCTGCCGGCGAAAGCCAAACGAATGTTTAAAACCAAGCAGCTGATTAATTGTCCGgcataa